In the Brachyhypopomus gauderio isolate BG-103 chromosome 4, BGAUD_0.2, whole genome shotgun sequence genome, one interval contains:
- the mrpl30 gene encoding large ribosomal subunit protein uL30m isoform X2, giving the protein MTGLCRALQLAAPALHKNLFEASSWPMYIVCRSKFTKSRIPPEVFEERSKEHEKYGGDPQQPHKLHVVTRVKTSMRRPYWEKKVIKSLGLMKAHEPRVHKNTPSVNNQLKIIKHLVRIEPLKLPYGLPSEGEMADSYLNSKGELVVRRLEKPVEQKTVES; this is encoded by the exons ATGACTGGGTTGTGTCGAGCTCTGCAGTTGGCTGCTCCAGCTCTGCATAAG AATCTGTTTGAAGCTTCATCGTGGCCAATGTACATAGTTTGTCGCAGCAAGTTTACAAAGTCTCGCATTCCTCCAGAG GTATTCGAAGAGCGATCAAAGGAGCACGAAAAGTATGGTGGTGATCCACAGCAGCCGCATAAACTACACGTAGTGACCCGGGTGAAGACCTCAATGAGGCGACCTTACTGGGAGAAGAAGGTGATAAAGAGTTTAGGATTAATGAAG GCACATGAGCCCAGGGTACACAAGAACACTCCGTCCGTGAACAACCAACTAAAGATCATTAAACATCTGGTCAG GATTGAACCCCTGAAGCTTCCTTATGGCCTACCGTCAGAAGGAGAAATGGCAGATTCATATTTAAATAGTAAAGGAGAGCTTGTGGTGAGGCGTCTGGAAAAGCCTGTGGAACAGAAAACTGTTGAGTCATAG
- the mrpl30 gene encoding large ribosomal subunit protein uL30m isoform X1 gives MIPCQAGSFEPWLSWVTNNLFEASSWPMYIVCRSKFTKSRIPPEVFEERSKEHEKYGGDPQQPHKLHVVTRVKTSMRRPYWEKKVIKSLGLMKAHEPRVHKNTPSVNNQLKIIKHLVRIEPLKLPYGLPSEGEMADSYLNSKGELVVRRLEKPVEQKTVES, from the exons ATGATTCCATGCCAGGCAGGCAGTTTTGAGCCATGGCTGTCGTGGGTAACTAAC AATCTGTTTGAAGCTTCATCGTGGCCAATGTACATAGTTTGTCGCAGCAAGTTTACAAAGTCTCGCATTCCTCCAGAG GTATTCGAAGAGCGATCAAAGGAGCACGAAAAGTATGGTGGTGATCCACAGCAGCCGCATAAACTACACGTAGTGACCCGGGTGAAGACCTCAATGAGGCGACCTTACTGGGAGAAGAAGGTGATAAAGAGTTTAGGATTAATGAAG GCACATGAGCCCAGGGTACACAAGAACACTCCGTCCGTGAACAACCAACTAAAGATCATTAAACATCTGGTCAG GATTGAACCCCTGAAGCTTCCTTATGGCCTACCGTCAGAAGGAGAAATGGCAGATTCATATTTAAATAGTAAAGGAGAGCTTGTGGTGAGGCGTCTGGAAAAGCCTGTGGAACAGAAAACTGTTGAGTCATAG
- the mitd1 gene encoding MIT domain-containing protein 1, whose product MAQNCLPGMESSAISILKRAVELDQTSRFQESLVCYQEGIQLLLDVLKAVKDDSKKVHYREKIKGYMDRAEQIKVHMNKMKEEGKYHEQIKIAGSATGFSYDSLFKPYIREALTEVWVEDPYIRHVHQLYNFLRFCEMLLKAKCGVKKIHLLTSQDEEGSSQQQSALAEIQQSLQSQNVFLDIKYSSTIHDREIRFDNGWIIKIGRGLDYFIKPRGRFSIGYCDYDLRECHETTVDVFHTKHTKVT is encoded by the exons ATGGCTCAAAACTGCCTGCCTGGCATGGAATCATCTGCCATCTCCATCCTCAAGAGAGCCGTAGAGCTTGATCAGACTTCGCGGTTCCAGGAGTCTCTCGTGTGCTACCAGGAAGGCATTCAGTTACTGCTAGACGTGCTGAAAG CGGTAAAAGATGACTCAAAAAAGGTCCACTACAGAGAGAAGATTAAGGGTTATATGGATCGAGCAGAGCAGATTAAAGTGCATATGAACAAAATGAAAGAAG AGGGCAAATACCACGAGCAAATAAAAATTGCTGGTAGTGCCACTGGTTTTAGCTATGACAGTCTGTTCAAGCCGTACATCAGAGAAGCGCTGACTGAGGTCTGGGTTGAGGACCCTTACATTCGCCATGTGCACCAG CTGTACAACTTCCTGCGTTTCTGTGAGATGCTGCTGAAGGCTAAATGTGGTGTTAAGAAGATTCACCTATTGACGTCCCAAGATGAA gAGGGCTCCTCCCAACAACAAAGTGCCTTAGCAGAAATACAGCAATCTTTGCAGAGTCAGAACGTTTTCCTGGACATTAAGTACTCATCTACCATTCATGATCGGGAAATCAG ATTTGATAACGGCTGGATCATCAAGATTGGCAGAGGGCTTGATTATTTCATCAAACCTAGG GGCCGCTTCTCTATTGGCTACTGTGATTATGACCTCAGAGAGTGTCACGAgaccactgtggatgtttttcACACAAAGCATACGAAGGTGACGTGA